The Bacillus carboniphilus genome has a window encoding:
- a CDS encoding aldehyde dehydrogenase family protein, producing the protein MATVKDQNKMEVLPVKREHYSLIIGGERVESVSGETYTTYNPATGEAVATVAKASIEDAERAVQAARQAFDKGKWKRFPVGKRARVINKIASIMRSRFNELVELEVLDSGKSVSAAQGQVMQAIEDFEFYAGAIVGHRGNVNNMPGPFFNYTQKEPVGVCAQIIPWNYPLMMAAWKIAPAIAAGCTVILKPASLTPLTAIVLTEICHEAGVPEGVVNVLPGSGSKIGNYLVEHPHVDKVAFTGSTPIGKDIMAKASQTLKRVTLELGGKSPNIVFDDADVDAAVDGSLFGIFYNTGQSCEARSRLYVHEDIYEEFMEKFVEKTKRLKLGNTLDAGTHVGAIISQDQLETIDGYVQSAIQDGATVLAGGKPAKVEGYENGYWYEPTVIADVNHDMKVVREEIFGPVVVVMKFKDEREVLGLANDSEYGLGSAVWTKDHARATRVANEIRAGIVMVNTPFSAFPGTPFGGYKQSGFGRELCIETLDLYTETKSVLSYFGPKPLNPFGL; encoded by the coding sequence ATGGCAACAGTTAAAGATCAAAACAAGATGGAAGTCCTACCAGTTAAAAGAGAGCACTATTCACTCATTATCGGTGGAGAAAGAGTGGAGAGTGTTTCTGGAGAAACCTACACTACATATAACCCGGCTACTGGTGAAGCGGTAGCAACCGTTGCTAAAGCATCAATTGAAGATGCAGAACGCGCGGTTCAAGCGGCAAGACAGGCGTTTGATAAAGGAAAATGGAAGCGTTTCCCGGTAGGTAAGCGTGCTCGCGTCATCAATAAAATTGCTTCTATTATGAGAAGTCGTTTTAACGAGTTAGTAGAATTAGAGGTTCTAGACAGTGGGAAGTCTGTTTCTGCAGCACAAGGTCAAGTGATGCAAGCAATCGAAGACTTTGAATTTTACGCTGGAGCGATTGTTGGTCACAGAGGGAATGTGAACAACATGCCTGGCCCATTCTTCAACTACACACAAAAGGAACCAGTTGGTGTTTGTGCTCAAATCATCCCATGGAACTATCCATTGATGATGGCAGCTTGGAAGATTGCTCCTGCAATTGCTGCAGGGTGTACGGTTATCTTGAAGCCTGCAAGCTTAACGCCACTAACGGCGATTGTGTTAACTGAAATTTGCCATGAAGCGGGAGTTCCTGAAGGTGTAGTCAACGTTCTACCTGGTTCTGGTTCTAAGATTGGTAACTACTTAGTAGAGCACCCACATGTGGATAAAGTAGCCTTTACTGGTTCCACTCCAATTGGAAAAGACATCATGGCAAAGGCGTCTCAAACTTTAAAACGTGTGACTCTAGAGTTAGGTGGGAAGTCACCAAATATCGTGTTTGATGATGCAGATGTGGATGCAGCTGTAGATGGATCTCTTTTCGGTATCTTCTATAATACAGGTCAATCCTGTGAAGCTCGTTCAAGATTATATGTTCATGAAGATATCTATGAAGAGTTCATGGAGAAGTTTGTTGAAAAAACAAAGCGCTTAAAGCTTGGTAATACTTTAGATGCTGGCACTCATGTTGGGGCTATCATCAGCCAAGATCAGCTTGAAACGATCGATGGTTATGTGCAATCCGCTATCCAAGATGGTGCGACTGTGTTAGCAGGTGGAAAGCCAGCTAAGGTAGAAGGCTATGAAAATGGATACTGGTATGAGCCAACTGTAATCGCTGATGTAAACCATGATATGAAAGTCGTTCGTGAAGAAATCTTCGGACCCGTTGTAGTCGTGATGAAGTTCAAGGATGAAAGAGAAGTCCTTGGTTTAGCGAATGACTCAGAATATGGTCTAGGCTCAGCGGTTTGGACGAAGGATCATGCTCGTGCGACTCGCGTGGCAAACGAAATCAGAGCGGGTATCGTAATGGTGAACACACCATTCTCAGCCTTCCCTGGAACGCCATTCGGTGGTTATAAACAATCCGGATTCGGCCGTGAGCTTTGTATAGAAACGCTAGACTTATATACAGAAACAAAGAGTGTCCTTTCTTACTTTGGACCAAAGCCTTTAAATCCGTTTGGTTTGTAA
- a CDS encoding enoyl-CoA hydratase-related protein: MYETILAEVKNGVLWVTLNRPDKLNAFIEQMHKEVTKVMKDAAKNPEVRAVVLTGAGRAFCSGQDLSDVPEGSDFGDILRTRYNPMIQSIANLEKPVIAAVNGVAAGAGVSLALACDFRIASEKASFVEAFIHIGLVPDSGNLYYLPRIVGHAKAMELAVLGEKISAEEAKELGLVTKVASTEVFEETVEAFAYRLAQMPTKAIGLIKRYLNQSFDVTLDEMLEKEAYAQKIAGESEDFKEGVQAFLEKRKPAFSGK; this comes from the coding sequence ATGTACGAAACCATTTTAGCGGAAGTGAAAAATGGAGTCTTGTGGGTCACGTTGAATCGACCAGACAAACTCAATGCTTTTATTGAACAAATGCATAAAGAAGTAACGAAAGTCATGAAGGACGCAGCGAAGAATCCAGAGGTTCGTGCCGTTGTCTTAACTGGTGCAGGACGTGCTTTTTGCTCAGGTCAGGATTTAAGTGATGTACCAGAAGGGTCAGACTTTGGAGACATTTTGAGAACACGCTACAATCCGATGATTCAATCGATTGCAAATCTGGAAAAGCCGGTCATTGCAGCTGTCAATGGAGTGGCTGCGGGTGCTGGAGTTAGTCTAGCCCTTGCCTGTGATTTCCGAATTGCTTCTGAGAAAGCTAGTTTTGTAGAAGCTTTTATCCATATCGGCTTAGTTCCTGATTCAGGAAATCTGTACTATCTTCCAAGAATAGTAGGACATGCAAAAGCGATGGAATTAGCTGTTTTAGGAGAAAAAATTAGTGCAGAGGAAGCAAAAGAGCTTGGGCTGGTTACAAAGGTGGCAAGTACAGAAGTGTTTGAGGAAACGGTTGAGGCGTTTGCTTATCGTTTAGCTCAAATGCCAACAAAGGCGATTGGTCTCATTAAACGTTACTTAAACCAAAGCTTTGATGTGACACTAGATGAGATGTTAGAAAAAGAAGCCTATGCACAAAAAATCGCAGGAGAGTCTGAAGATTTCAAAGAAGGCGTTCAAGCGTTCCTTGAGAAACGAAAGCCTGCTTTTAGTGGAAAATAA
- a CDS encoding enoyl-CoA hydratase/isomerase family protein gives MSKFEFIEVTVDGGIGHISLNRPKVLNAINRPMIREIVTVFDEFDERDDVRVIVVSGKGRAFAAGADIDEMADDDAIRMELMNQFKDWDRMRMTKKPIIGAVQGFALGGGFELALSCDLLFAAEDARFGFPEINIGVMPGAGGTQHLTRLMGKKKALEWLWSGEMMSGNEALHYGVINRLIAPELLLEETMRFAKKVAAQPPLSVRLIKEAVEKAEDYTLDEGMKFERKNFYLLFASEDQKEGMKAFREKRKPFFKGK, from the coding sequence ATGTCTAAGTTTGAATTTATTGAGGTGACGGTTGATGGCGGTATTGGTCACATCTCACTAAACCGCCCAAAGGTCCTAAACGCCATCAATCGTCCTATGATTAGAGAAATTGTCACGGTGTTTGATGAGTTTGATGAGCGTGATGATGTTCGGGTGATTGTGGTTTCTGGTAAAGGTCGAGCCTTTGCCGCTGGTGCAGATATTGATGAAATGGCCGATGATGATGCGATTCGTATGGAGCTGATGAATCAGTTTAAAGATTGGGATCGCATGAGAATGACGAAGAAGCCCATCATTGGAGCAGTTCAAGGTTTTGCGCTAGGTGGAGGATTTGAGCTTGCACTAAGCTGTGACCTTTTATTTGCTGCAGAGGATGCCCGCTTTGGTTTTCCAGAAATCAATATCGGTGTCATGCCTGGAGCTGGAGGAACTCAGCATTTAACGAGACTAATGGGGAAAAAGAAAGCGCTCGAGTGGCTTTGGTCAGGTGAAATGATGTCGGGGAATGAAGCTCTTCACTATGGAGTGATTAACCGACTTATCGCACCGGAACTACTGCTTGAAGAAACGATGCGTTTTGCGAAGAAGGTTGCAGCGCAGCCACCATTGTCCGTTCGACTTATTAAAGAAGCTGTTGAAAAAGCAGAGGATTATACACTTGACGAAGGCATGAAGTTTGAGAGGAAAAACTTCTATTTATTATTTGCTTCCGAGGACCAAAAGGAAGGAATGAAAGCCTTCCGAGAGAAAAGAAAACCGTTCTTTAAAGGAAAGTAG
- a CDS encoding EthD family reductase has protein sequence MYKVIVLYKKPENPQEFDEYYFNTHMPITKKIPGLQEVKVTKLKGETEYYMMCEMYYESKDAFKAASQTEEAKVSMKDAMKFAGHLATFMFGDEENV, from the coding sequence ATGTATAAAGTAATCGTATTGTACAAAAAGCCAGAAAATCCACAGGAGTTTGATGAGTACTACTTCAACACACATATGCCAATTACAAAGAAGATTCCAGGTCTTCAAGAAGTAAAGGTGACAAAGCTTAAGGGTGAGACCGAATATTACATGATGTGTGAAATGTACTATGAAAGTAAAGATGCATTTAAAGCAGCTTCCCAAACGGAAGAAGCGAAAGTATCCATGAAAGATGCGATGAAGTTTGCCGGACATTTAGCTACATTTATGTTCGGAGACGAAGAAAATGTCTAA
- the paaD gene encoding 1,2-phenylacetyl-CoA epoxidase subunit PaaD: MKLQSELHKKVLEVLHNVKDPEIDSVSVIDLGMVEKVEVEEQKVHVEVLPTFMGCPALEIIQKNMETAIRTIPEVQEVQVKFIYDPPWTSDRVTEEGRERLKEFGIAPPPKYLEKDGMWKVDCPYCGSPYTTMDNLFGPTACRSILYCKSCKNPFEAMKPVSTMM; the protein is encoded by the coding sequence ATGAAACTCCAATCTGAGCTTCATAAAAAAGTTTTAGAGGTCCTTCATAATGTGAAGGATCCTGAAATAGATTCTGTTAGTGTAATAGATTTGGGAATGGTTGAAAAGGTAGAGGTGGAGGAACAAAAGGTTCATGTAGAAGTACTTCCTACTTTTATGGGATGCCCTGCCCTTGAAATCATTCAAAAGAATATGGAAACAGCTATACGCACCATCCCAGAGGTTCAGGAGGTCCAAGTCAAATTTATTTATGACCCACCCTGGACTTCAGACCGGGTTACGGAAGAAGGTAGAGAACGCCTTAAAGAATTTGGGATTGCTCCGCCACCGAAGTATCTGGAGAAGGATGGGATGTGGAAAGTAGATTGCCCGTATTGTGGCTCACCGTATACAACGATGGATAATCTCTTCGGTCCAACAGCTTGTCGAAGTATTCTATACTGTAAATCTTGTAAAAATCCGTTTGAAGCAATGAAACCAGTATCTACCATGATGTAG
- the paaC gene encoding 1,2-phenylacetyl-CoA epoxidase subunit PaaC, with the protein MQVIENAQQAKENNSYYKALTELLYQLADDDFILSFRGSEWLGLAPHIEEDVAFSSISQDTMGHAAMYYQLLEDLGEGDADHLAHGRKASERKNAILLEEKNGTGTYLEEPRYDWAFTVVRNFFYDTYKKVRLDSLKNSSYQPLKHAAIKINMEQYYHIMHWSTWFKQLTMAGGEARKRMQEAIDRAWAEFQGVLTLGPLVDEMAKHELIASEEQLTVTWTSYMKGIFEEVGLDFPGPCEMKKGNGREGVHTPDLDQALETLSAVYVTDTKAVW; encoded by the coding sequence ATGCAAGTAATCGAAAACGCACAACAAGCTAAAGAGAACAACTCCTATTATAAAGCCCTAACAGAACTTTTATATCAGCTAGCAGACGATGATTTCATCCTTTCCTTTAGAGGTTCTGAATGGCTGGGGCTTGCACCTCATATTGAAGAAGACGTTGCTTTTTCTTCGATTAGCCAAGATACCATGGGGCATGCTGCCATGTATTACCAGCTTCTTGAGGATTTAGGAGAGGGAGATGCCGATCACCTAGCACATGGGAGAAAAGCATCTGAAAGAAAGAATGCGATTTTACTAGAAGAGAAGAATGGAACGGGAACTTACCTAGAGGAGCCAAGATATGACTGGGCCTTCACGGTGGTCCGTAACTTCTTTTATGACACGTATAAAAAAGTTCGTTTAGATTCTTTGAAAAACTCTAGTTATCAGCCTTTGAAGCATGCAGCCATCAAAATCAACATGGAGCAGTACTATCACATTATGCACTGGTCTACTTGGTTTAAGCAGCTGACAATGGCAGGCGGTGAAGCTCGTAAACGAATGCAAGAAGCCATTGACCGTGCATGGGCAGAGTTCCAAGGTGTGTTGACTCTTGGTCCTTTAGTAGATGAAATGGCTAAGCATGAACTGATTGCGAGTGAAGAACAGCTAACTGTAACCTGGACGTCTTATATGAAAGGGATTTTTGAAGAGGTTGGTTTAGATTTCCCTGGACCATGTGAGATGAAAAAAGGAAATGGCCGTGAAGGTGTGCACACTCCAGACTTGGATCAAGCATTGGAGACGCTGAGTGCGGTGTATGTAACGGATACGAAGGCTGTTTGGTAG
- the paaB gene encoding 1,2-phenylacetyl-CoA epoxidase subunit PaaB produces the protein MSEKNTNGSGFYEVFEVFSKRSEKTDMQYQFSLLAPNHEMALAMAQENFMRREPVIDIWVVKRSDIRKLNEEEKETLKRLDNKDYRTAKGYGYLKKKWREYEQGMLDEKEILSWGDDKNASNRKRTTS, from the coding sequence ATGTCAGAAAAAAATACTAACGGCTCAGGCTTTTACGAAGTGTTTGAGGTGTTCAGTAAACGTTCAGAGAAAACAGATATGCAATATCAATTTAGTTTACTAGCTCCGAATCACGAAATGGCACTGGCAATGGCACAAGAAAATTTTATGCGCCGTGAACCAGTTATTGATATATGGGTCGTGAAGCGTTCAGATATCCGAAAGTTGAATGAAGAAGAAAAAGAGACATTGAAGCGATTGGATAATAAAGATTATCGAACAGCCAAAGGATATGGCTATTTAAAGAAGAAATGGCGTGAATATGAACAAGGCATGCTAGATGAAAAAGAAATTCTGTCATGGGGTGATGATAAAAATGCAAGTAATCGAAAACGCACAACAAGCTAA
- the paaA gene encoding 1,2-phenylacetyl-CoA epoxidase subunit PaaA yields the protein MTISPSLSSMTEEEKYQRFMERIEAGEKIEADDWMPDDYRMALIKLISMHGISEIMGALPEKEWVPKAPTLRRKLGIMAKVQDEMGHGQLLLRVAEDLMKPLGKNREDIMQDLFSGDLKFHNVFHMEAPTWGDAGLIGWLVDGAAIITQTNMLHASYGPYARALQRICAEEVFHAQHGESIILALAEGTEEQKAMIQDAIDRWWPSLLMFFGPASAATTGSSKQDITIKYKIRNKTNEELRQQFFDKYIPRMLSLGLKLPDPTMYYDKEAEKWVYQDPDWNEFKKIIRGGGPKSKSRLRLREIAYENNSWVREALS from the coding sequence ATGACGATTTCTCCTTCCCTCTCTTCAATGACTGAAGAGGAAAAGTATCAACGTTTTATGGAACGGATTGAAGCGGGTGAAAAAATCGAAGCAGATGATTGGATGCCAGACGATTATAGAATGGCACTGATTAAGCTAATTTCCATGCATGGCATTTCGGAAATTATGGGAGCGCTTCCAGAAAAGGAATGGGTCCCAAAAGCACCAACGCTTCGTAGAAAGCTTGGCATAATGGCTAAGGTACAAGATGAAATGGGGCATGGTCAGCTTTTACTCAGAGTGGCCGAAGACTTAATGAAACCTCTTGGGAAAAATCGTGAGGACATCATGCAGGATTTATTTTCAGGAGACTTAAAGTTTCATAATGTCTTCCATATGGAAGCACCAACTTGGGGTGACGCTGGACTCATTGGTTGGTTAGTGGATGGAGCTGCTATCATCACTCAAACTAATATGCTACACGCATCCTATGGACCTTATGCACGGGCACTTCAACGTATTTGTGCAGAGGAAGTATTCCATGCACAACACGGTGAGTCTATCATTCTAGCTTTGGCAGAAGGAACAGAAGAGCAAAAAGCAATGATTCAAGATGCGATTGACCGTTGGTGGCCATCGCTACTCATGTTCTTTGGACCAGCGAGCGCCGCAACAACTGGATCTTCCAAACAGGATATCACTATTAAATACAAAATTCGTAACAAAACAAATGAAGAGTTAAGACAACAATTTTTCGATAAATACATTCCAAGAATGCTATCTTTGGGGCTAAAACTTCCTGACCCAACCATGTACTACGATAAAGAAGCAGAAAAATGGGTGTATCAAGATCCAGATTGGAATGAATTCAAGAAAATCATTCGTGGTGGAGGACCAAAATCTAAATCACGACTCCGCTTGAGAGAAATTGCCTATGAAAATAACAGTTGGGTTCGAGAAGCGCTAAGTTGA
- a CDS encoding phenylacetate--CoA ligase family protein produces the protein MILHEVEKFERSEIEKLQAEGLQYTVKTVYDKVPFYKNALDNAGINPDDIQTVEDVKKLPFTVKKDLRDHYPFGLFAVDRRSLSRVHASSGTSGKPTVVGYTENDISSWADLIARALTIAGGKPGDMLHNAYGYGLFTGGLGLHHGAERLKVNVVPVSGGNTDRQIQLIEDFEPELLSCTPSYAVNIAERMLELGKDPRKTSIKYGIFGAEPWSEEMRHRLEELLGIKACDIYGLSEIMGPGVAMECHEAQDGLHIADDHFIVEVINPDTLEPVPEGEFGELVFTSLKKEAFPILRYRTGDIASITTEKCKCGRTTTRMSRVKGRIDDMLIIRGVNVFPSEIEHHLISFTELVPHYQVHIHKDGNLDKVSLHVEIEEALFNSWGKQLDCEEAQTLIGKLQHTIKSYCLVSMDIVMKEPKSIPRSEGKAVRVVDHRINNKVFQK, from the coding sequence TTGATACTTCATGAGGTAGAAAAGTTTGAGAGATCTGAGATTGAAAAACTTCAAGCAGAAGGGTTACAGTACACGGTTAAGACTGTTTATGACAAGGTACCTTTTTACAAAAATGCTTTGGACAACGCCGGGATTAACCCAGATGACATCCAAACTGTAGAGGATGTAAAAAAGCTTCCTTTTACTGTGAAAAAGGATTTGAGAGATCATTATCCCTTCGGTTTATTTGCGGTTGACCGTAGAAGTCTAAGCCGGGTACATGCATCGTCTGGTACAAGTGGGAAGCCTACTGTTGTTGGATACACTGAAAATGATATTTCTAGTTGGGCGGATTTGATTGCACGTGCCCTCACAATTGCTGGTGGGAAACCAGGTGACATGCTGCATAACGCTTATGGTTACGGTTTGTTCACGGGTGGGCTTGGTCTGCATCATGGGGCTGAACGATTAAAAGTGAATGTCGTTCCAGTATCAGGTGGAAATACGGACCGACAAATCCAGTTAATAGAAGACTTTGAACCTGAATTATTATCCTGTACGCCATCGTATGCAGTGAATATCGCTGAACGAATGCTTGAACTTGGGAAGGATCCACGAAAAACCTCGATTAAGTATGGAATCTTTGGTGCTGAACCATGGTCGGAAGAAATGCGCCATCGTCTAGAAGAACTCCTTGGAATTAAAGCGTGTGACATTTATGGGTTAAGTGAAATCATGGGACCAGGTGTGGCAATGGAATGCCATGAAGCTCAAGATGGACTACATATAGCAGATGACCATTTTATAGTTGAAGTGATTAATCCAGATACTCTTGAGCCAGTTCCAGAAGGCGAATTTGGAGAGTTAGTGTTTACAAGTTTGAAGAAGGAAGCATTCCCTATTCTTCGTTACCGTACAGGAGATATTGCATCCATTACAACGGAAAAGTGTAAATGCGGAAGAACGACAACTCGGATGTCGCGTGTAAAAGGAAGAATTGATGACATGCTGATTATTAGAGGCGTCAACGTTTTCCCTTCTGAAATTGAACATCATCTTATCAGCTTTACGGAGCTTGTTCCGCATTATCAAGTGCACATTCACAAGGATGGAAACCTCGACAAAGTTTCTCTTCATGTTGAAATAGAAGAGGCATTATTCAATAGCTGGGGAAAACAACTCGATTGTGAAGAGGCTCAAACGTTAATTGGAAAGCTTCAACATACAATTAAATCTTACTGTTTAGTAAGCATGGATATTGTCATGAAAGAACCTAAGAGCATTCCAAGGTCAGAAGGAAAAGCGGTAAGGGTGGTCGATCACCGGATAAACAACAAAGTTTTCCAAAAATAA
- a CDS encoding aldo/keto reductase family protein codes for MKFRKLGRTGLKVSEISLGSWLTYGATVGSDQSEKIIDTAYDAGINFFDTANVYERGEAEKVVGKALKKYPRESYVLATKVFWPMGDGVNDRGLSRKHVFEQAHASLKRLGLDYIDIYYCHRYDPETPIDETLRTIDDLVRQGKILYAGVSEWTASQIAEALRTSDKYLLDRIVVHQPRYNMFQRGIEQEVIPYSEQQGISQVVFSPLAQGLLTGKYKLGQPLPEGSRATNEKINKTIQGFLTEENLQKVARLEEVANGLDVSLSQLALAWILRQPNVASALVGATKPEQLLENIKAIDVTLNEEVLENIEKILG; via the coding sequence GTGAAATTTCGTAAGCTTGGTAGAACAGGGTTAAAGGTTAGTGAAATTAGCTTAGGCAGTTGGTTAACGTATGGTGCTACTGTTGGATCTGATCAGTCGGAAAAGATTATTGATACCGCATATGATGCAGGGATTAACTTTTTCGATACAGCCAATGTCTACGAGCGTGGGGAAGCGGAAAAAGTCGTTGGAAAAGCGCTGAAGAAATACCCACGTGAATCGTATGTTCTGGCAACGAAAGTATTCTGGCCAATGGGTGATGGGGTCAATGACCGCGGTTTATCTCGTAAACATGTGTTTGAGCAAGCTCATGCTAGTTTAAAAAGACTCGGTTTAGATTACATAGACATTTATTACTGCCACCGATATGACCCAGAAACTCCGATTGATGAAACATTAAGAACGATTGATGACTTGGTTAGACAAGGAAAAATTTTATATGCTGGCGTAAGTGAATGGACAGCGTCTCAAATCGCAGAGGCTCTTCGTACATCTGACAAGTATTTGTTAGATCGAATTGTCGTTCATCAACCTCGATATAACATGTTCCAACGTGGAATCGAACAAGAGGTCATTCCATATAGTGAACAACAAGGCATTAGCCAAGTCGTATTCTCACCTTTAGCACAAGGACTATTAACTGGTAAGTATAAGCTAGGCCAACCTTTACCAGAGGGAAGTCGTGCGACAAATGAAAAAATTAATAAAACCATTCAAGGGTTTTTAACCGAGGAAAATTTACAAAAGGTAGCTAGATTAGAAGAAGTGGCCAACGGTTTAGATGTCTCCTTATCACAGTTAGCTCTTGCATGGATCCTTCGCCAGCCAAATGTGGCAAGTGCATTGGTAGGGGCTACTAAACCGGAGCAATTGTTGGAGAATATTAAGGCGATTGATGTGACGCTTAATGAGGAAGTATTAGAAAATATTGAAAAGATATTAGGTTAA
- a CDS encoding M20/M25/M40 family metallo-hydrolase has protein sequence MMYEQLKGLSTFEQVELLTKTLVSYPSYSGTEGETLKANVVQEIIYSFPYFQQSPEHVWSQSILEDLYQRKNVFALIRSNKKTKRTIILHAHIDTVHTSDYGAIQSIAHQPDALLRYFKQDHVPEELKKEAESGDWLFGRGSLDMQSGVAVHLANMLYFSENLDELEGNLLFIFNPDEEAEHVGIKAAVKELYRLYKTENFQFELAINNDFITPLYEGDQTKYIYTGTAGKVLPAFYIQGRESHVGEALTAIDPTVLSSEIVRRVAYNLDFMEEIDGEHVMPPSVLLQRDEKEAYNVQTPLSATLYLNYFIYEKSIQNVIYELKAVTQEVAEDMSAKMQKTYESYCRERNIAEKSIDWSIKVQTFQEFVKELEDRGVNTTEITTRVFASNGERDARQIAFRLIRELVAHDPGTTPRIIVFLATPYLPNHTIERDTPEGKRIIASIEKAANEISDATGEQFAMKRFFPFLADGNFLNFSGSETDLQMLRENFPAQEKLFPIPFDEMKEMQIPAINLGVYGKDGHRWTERVYKPYSFETLPLLIRSVIKHLFRETK, from the coding sequence ATGATGTATGAACAATTAAAAGGGTTGTCTACGTTTGAACAGGTTGAACTTTTAACGAAAACACTCGTATCTTATCCTAGCTATAGCGGAACTGAAGGGGAGACCTTAAAAGCAAACGTCGTCCAAGAAATCATCTATTCCTTTCCTTATTTTCAACAGAGCCCAGAACATGTTTGGTCACAGTCAATTCTAGAAGATCTATACCAAAGGAAGAATGTCTTCGCTCTGATTCGTTCTAACAAAAAGACAAAACGGACCATTATTTTACATGCTCATATTGACACGGTTCATACATCTGATTATGGCGCTATTCAATCCATTGCCCATCAGCCAGACGCACTGCTCCGATATTTTAAACAAGACCATGTTCCAGAAGAGCTCAAGAAAGAAGCGGAATCTGGGGATTGGCTTTTTGGGAGAGGTTCGTTAGACATGCAAAGTGGGGTAGCTGTCCATCTAGCCAATATGCTATATTTTTCGGAGAATTTGGATGAACTAGAGGGGAACCTTCTATTTATTTTCAATCCCGATGAAGAGGCAGAACACGTAGGAATTAAAGCGGCGGTTAAGGAGCTTTATAGACTTTATAAGACCGAGAATTTTCAGTTTGAGTTGGCCATTAATAACGATTTTATTACCCCTCTATATGAAGGAGATCAAACGAAATATATTTACACGGGTACCGCAGGCAAGGTGCTACCGGCTTTTTATATACAAGGGCGTGAGTCACACGTAGGTGAAGCACTCACCGCCATCGATCCTACTGTCCTATCGTCAGAAATCGTAAGAAGAGTGGCGTACAATTTAGATTTTATGGAGGAGATCGATGGGGAGCATGTGATGCCTCCGTCTGTCCTACTACAAAGAGATGAGAAAGAAGCTTACAACGTACAGACTCCACTCTCAGCCACTCTTTACCTGAACTATTTTATTTATGAAAAGTCTATCCAGAATGTGATTTATGAATTAAAAGCTGTTACACAAGAGGTAGCAGAAGACATGTCAGCTAAGATGCAGAAAACATATGAGAGCTACTGTAGAGAGAGGAATATCGCAGAGAAATCAATTGATTGGAGTATAAAAGTTCAAACCTTTCAAGAGTTTGTGAAAGAGCTTGAGGATAGAGGGGTGAATACAACCGAAATCACCACAAGAGTTTTTGCGAGTAATGGGGAGCGGGATGCTCGACAGATTGCTTTTCGATTGATTAGAGAGCTAGTCGCTCATGACCCTGGTACTACACCGAGAATTATTGTATTTCTGGCGACTCCTTATTTACCGAATCATACGATTGAAAGAGATACGCCAGAGGGAAAGAGAATCATTGCGTCGATTGAAAAAGCAGCGAATGAAATTTCTGATGCTACAGGAGAACAATTCGCTATGAAGCGATTTTTTCCATTTTTAGCAGATGGGAACTTTCTGAATTTTAGTGGAAGTGAAACGGATCTTCAAATGTTAAGAGAAAACTTTCCGGCACAAGAGAAACTGTTTCCGATTCCATTTGATGAAATGAAAGAAATGCAAATCCCAGCTATCAATTTGGGTGTGTACGGGAAAGATGGGCATCGCTGGACGGAGAGGGTATACAAACCTTATTCATTTGAAACGCTACCATTGCTGATCCGGTCTGTTATAAAACATTTGTTTCGGGAGACAAAATAA